The sequence below is a genomic window from Harmonia axyridis chromosome 1, icHarAxyr1.1, whole genome shotgun sequence.
GAGAAATTTGAAACGACTTAATGACTACATCAGTGATATTAGagttttgaaattggaaaaaggttaaaatagatatatatgagatattatatcaaaatattttatattttcctatTCAACCATATTAGGGCTGATATGAATATGTCATCTCCAATTAACAACGAGTATTCTATAGATAGGTTCAATAAGTTTATTTCACACTTACATAATTAGagatcacagaaaaaaaaacaatgaataatGACTTGAAAcgtaaaacatgaaaataatttgCGACTTTACAATAATAAACAGAATTCACAACAAATATTGATATCACTACGGCACCTTTGGTTTATcacaagaaaatataaatatcatcaaattttacatgaaaATCTTTTTGAGCAAGATATACATTTCTTGATTCAACTCAAAATTATGCAAATTGTTGGCATCTCCTTGCAGTCTCATCAGCAGTCCTCCAAAAGACAGATACGCTGCCAGTCTTCTAGATTGATCACTCAAATCATCATCACCATCCAGCCTATATACTTTTCCGTACATGACGTAATCAAAACTGTCGGCCCTTGAACCTACGGCATCTACTTCGGAGGGATCCCAATACTGACTGTCGGGATAACCGTCTTCTCTAAGCGTTGTTGCCAGAACTAGACGAAACTTATCACCTAATTCCATGGGGTAAATCAAACTGTTGATGTCCAATATGAGATCCATCTTGAAAGACTCGCTGTCGCAGTGCAAACGTACCACTCTGTCGAATTTCTTGCCTTCTCTGTCGATGTCCTTGACATTGAATATGTCCTCGAAAACAACACCTGCCATTTTTGGTTTCACTAGCTAAAGTTCACCCCGAGAGACACAACTGACAACTGCCGAGTGCCGAATGCAGCGATTTAGGGAAGAGGGTAACAATTTGTACCTTACTGAAACACAACTGCGCAAGGTCAATATAAGTGACTCTAAATGGATGCTAATTACTTAAGTTTCTTAAATTAACGTGCTTGATGACTTATACTCCAAAGTCATTCATGAATTTTGTTATGATGATTTTGAATATCTGTGAATTACTTTTAATGATTGTTCATTTTATtgttatctatttattttcaCGATACCTGAATTTGTCACGATACCTGAATTTTTCGAGTTTAGTGCCAGATATAACCGCAAAGGACGAGATTCTTTATAAACtctgtttattactttgaattAGTGAAACATGAAAACACCGGAAAATGGACCAAAGTGGATATTCGgcgaaaatttttttgactCTATTAAAATTCAACTAAACATTAGATATAAATTACCAATCAAAAAAAGTAAGGAAAAGAAACATACTACTCAAATTTTCTTCTCTACTTATGGGTCTTAAAACAAGCCCATTAGCACTGGAGCAGGTGGCAACTGCACTTATCTCTGGTTTGCTGAACAGTATATCATTCATTGTATCATAATATTTCCAGTACTTATGGGCATTACCTGATTACTCGTTATGTCTTCTTACTGTTTTATAGGTGTTTTTAAGACCCTTTCATTTAGTATCGCATTGTTGCGAGGTGAATTGGTAGCCAAATATTTTAGACATttcgtttgaaattttgtcCCAAACAAATTTTTTGATACCTGTCGAAAATTCTTTGtcatattttttatatgaagCAATAAGCTGTTTAGTGGTCATATCACTCCACAGCTCAGTattatctgaaacaaaaaactcaataagaaaccaattttttttttttaaaaagcatcaaatttcaaaacagAGATTGCTCTTGCTAGAACTTTTCTTATAAGTTTACTTTTAGAACCTCTCACCTGTAAATGATGGTGAGCAGTTATTATTTATTGCTGGTGTCAATCTGACAGAGCTAGGATGCAGGACCACTTGAGAATTtccaattgaaatattttctaatggatctgaaattatttatttatttaatttattagaaGCCTTCAAAACAGGGTAAGCACCAAAGAGGTTTCACTACAGTGAATTCAGGCTAGCAATTCAGTCTAAGCCAACGTAACATCCAAACTTATATTTAGAGTTTATCATGGAAAATGCACTTAGTCGAAAAAGATGATTAGTTTGAGTACAGAGACTATTGAAAATTAACAGTTCACTTCGTTAAATGTATAAAAACTAATATAAAGAACATACACAAACCATTATAAAATTGCAATCActgttcaattcaattttgttcCGAAAGGGATTACAATCTAAGAATATACCGACTTTTAAGTGTGTATGTCGTTCTTCATTAGTTTTTATGCATTTAACAAAGTGTTAACTGTTAATTTccaataatgaataatgaactTGCCCTTATAAAGGCAAAGgccaaataaatatatgtatagaCGAAACATTGGCTTAGTCCGAACTGGTCGCCTGATTTCAATGAACCTAACACTGTAAATTGTGCTGCAATATAGATAAATTAACTTATGTAAAcagattaaaaaaattgatatacctGAGGTGTTTCCCGACAACATTCCACATTCTACCTTCAAAAATACTCTAGGTACTATCCTAATTCTCGAATAACTAAGATTTTGACGAGATGTTTCTGTATTCTTAATAATATTTTTCGCACCCAAcgacatttttttcgatatattaataataaataaaaaaaatataaaacaagtaTAAACAAACTAAGACGCTCTTCAAAACGACACTGGAGAGCTTGCAACACAGATAAAATCTAAATATAAAGAAAACGCTGTTGATAAAATCCCTTTGCTAGGTCGAAAACGTCCGACAAAAAAGATCGACATCCGATTGATCAGATTTCTTTGCCGAACACTCCAGATGTGTATTCCCCTCAATCTGGAACTTGTTGTAAtaaaccttagaatatagatattatTCGATGATggggaatatcagtcacaaggaacagttgtacacaatttattcaatggcaacgtttctgagcatttagctccttcatcaggctaaaaacaaaaaccaatttataaacaacggcatggatcata
It includes:
- the LOC123670896 gene encoding DNA-directed RNA polymerases I, II, and III subunit RPABC3-like, with protein sequence MAGVVFEDIFNVKDIDREGKKFDRVVRLHCDSESFKMDLILDINSLIYPMELGDKFRLVLATTLREDGYPDSQYWDPSEVDAVGSRADSFDYVMYGKVYRLDGDDDLSDQSRRLAAYLSFGGLLMRLQGDANNLHNFELNQEMYILLKKIFM
- the LOC123670897 gene encoding uncharacterized protein LOC123670897; its protein translation is MSLGAKNIIKNTETSRQNLSYSRIRIVPRVFLKVECGMLSGNTSDPLENISIGNSQVVLHPSSVRLTPAINNNCSPSFTDNTELWSDMTTKQLIASYKKYDKEFSTGIKKFVWDKISNEMSKIFGYQFTSQQCDTK